A genomic segment from Nocardiopsis sp. Huas11 encodes:
- a CDS encoding PadR family transcriptional regulator, translating into MDDLTEMLKGTLEGCVLEIIGNEETYGYAITRQLNELGFHDVVEGTVYTILLRLERNKLVQVTKRPSGVGPPRKFYALNDAGREELATFWRKWEYVTSRIDKLKEGGR; encoded by the coding sequence ATGGACGACCTGACGGAGATGCTGAAGGGCACGCTCGAGGGCTGCGTGCTGGAGATCATCGGCAACGAGGAGACCTACGGGTACGCCATCACGCGCCAGTTGAACGAACTCGGCTTCCACGACGTCGTCGAAGGAACCGTGTACACCATCCTGCTGCGGCTGGAGCGCAACAAGCTCGTGCAGGTGACGAAGCGACCGTCCGGGGTGGGACCCCCGCGCAAGTTCTACGCGCTCAACGACGCGGGACGCGAGGAACTCGCGACGTTCTGGCGCAAATGGGAGTACGTCACATCGCGCATCGACAAGCTCAAGGAGGGCGGACGATGA
- a CDS encoding lytic polysaccharide monooxygenase, which produces MRTRTRHALVTSVALGGLAIGYAVAVTPEPAEAHGAYTYPASRTYACFQDATGGSSGGALQPTNDACADALAQGGDYAFWNWFGNLIGDVGDAHRERVADGELCGPTEDFAAFNEPRTDWPSTPLEPNTTVEFRHNAWAPHPGTFFTYVTEDGWDPNSPLAWDDLELVDETTNPPLRDQGDAGAEYYWDIDLPDREGRHVVYVVWERSDSPEAFYNCSDVVFGEDPGGPDPSPSPDPTPSPDPTPSPDPTPSPDPTAPPEEYCRAEYSVVGEWSNGFQAEVEVTAGEEALSGWMVDWVFANGQEIQSSWNAELVNHGAHHEATSAAHNSTLAAGESTTFGFVASHDGVNIPPRVACQED; this is translated from the coding sequence ATGAGGACGAGGACACGCCACGCCCTGGTCACGAGCGTGGCCCTGGGCGGCCTGGCCATCGGCTACGCCGTCGCGGTCACCCCCGAACCGGCCGAGGCCCACGGCGCCTACACCTACCCCGCCAGCCGCACCTACGCCTGTTTCCAGGACGCGACCGGCGGAAGCAGCGGCGGAGCCCTGCAGCCCACCAACGACGCCTGCGCGGACGCGCTCGCCCAGGGCGGCGACTACGCGTTCTGGAACTGGTTCGGCAACCTCATCGGGGATGTCGGCGACGCCCACCGCGAGCGGGTGGCCGACGGCGAGCTGTGCGGTCCCACGGAGGACTTCGCGGCCTTCAACGAGCCGCGCACGGACTGGCCGAGCACGCCGCTGGAGCCGAACACCACCGTGGAGTTCCGCCACAACGCCTGGGCGCCGCACCCGGGGACCTTCTTCACCTACGTCACCGAGGACGGCTGGGACCCGAACTCGCCCCTGGCCTGGGACGACCTGGAGCTCGTCGACGAGACCACGAACCCGCCGCTGCGCGACCAGGGCGACGCGGGGGCCGAGTACTACTGGGACATCGACCTGCCCGACCGCGAGGGACGGCACGTGGTCTACGTGGTCTGGGAGCGCTCCGACAGCCCCGAGGCCTTCTACAACTGCTCGGACGTGGTGTTCGGCGAGGACCCGGGCGGCCCCGACCCGTCCCCGAGCCCGGACCCCACGCCGAGCCCCGACCCGACGCCCAGCCCCGACCCCACCCCCAGCCCCGACCCCACGGCGCCGCCGGAGGAGTACTGCCGGGCGGAGTACTCGGTGGTGGGCGAGTGGTCGAACGGCTTCCAGGCCGAGGTCGAGGTGACCGCCGGTGAGGAGGCCCTCTCCGGGTGGATGGTGGACTGGGTGTTCGCCAACGGCCAGGAGATCCAGAGCTCCTGGAACGCCGAGCTCGTCAACCACGGCGCGCACCACGAGGCGACCAGCGCCGCCCACAACTCGACGCTGGCGGCCGGGGAGTCCACCACCTTCGGGTTCGTGGCGTCCCACGACGGTGTGAACATCCCGCCCCGGGTGGCCTGCCAGGAGGACTGA
- a CDS encoding S8 family serine peptidase encodes MRQKCSVLRDLGAPSTTGPFDLGSPPGGARSLAAEPDIEVVDMDKHDLEEAVHDPRVRAVAPVMPTRLIAPVPYGDETGPATEDGHTWGVAAVGALDSSFTGAGVSVAVLDTGVDADHPAFAGLDLLQRDFTGDGDGDRQGHGTHTAGTVFGRDVEGTRIGVAPGVERGIIAKVLDDQGSGDSDMLLKGVQWAADEGAHVVSMSLGYDFPGLVERLVAQGWPADLATSSALEAYRANLRLFDALMDLLRARSAFGQDTIVVAAAGNESRRDVDPDYEIGVSLPAAAEGVVSVGALARSGQGLAIAPFSNTFPQISAPGVDVLSARAGGGLVSLNGTSMACPHVAGVAALWWERVLAEPVPHTAATVTARLIAHADTGAIAPDVDTADRGVGVVRAP; translated from the coding sequence ATGCGACAGAAGTGCTCCGTCCTGCGCGATCTGGGTGCCCCTAGCACCACGGGTCCCTTCGACCTCGGCAGCCCGCCCGGTGGTGCCCGATCCCTGGCCGCCGAACCGGACATCGAGGTCGTGGACATGGACAAGCACGACCTGGAGGAGGCCGTGCACGACCCCAGGGTCCGCGCGGTCGCCCCCGTCATGCCCACCCGGCTCATCGCCCCCGTCCCGTACGGGGACGAGACCGGCCCCGCCACCGAGGACGGCCACACCTGGGGCGTCGCCGCCGTGGGCGCCCTGGACTCCTCCTTCACCGGAGCGGGGGTGAGCGTGGCCGTCCTGGACACCGGCGTGGACGCCGACCACCCCGCCTTCGCCGGTCTGGACCTCCTCCAGCGCGACTTCACCGGTGACGGTGACGGCGACCGGCAGGGCCACGGCACCCACACCGCGGGGACGGTGTTCGGCCGCGACGTGGAGGGCACCAGGATCGGCGTCGCGCCGGGCGTCGAGCGCGGGATCATCGCCAAGGTCCTCGACGACCAGGGCAGCGGCGACTCCGACATGCTCCTCAAGGGCGTCCAGTGGGCCGCCGACGAGGGCGCGCACGTGGTGTCGATGTCGCTGGGCTACGACTTCCCCGGACTGGTGGAGCGCCTGGTGGCCCAGGGCTGGCCCGCGGACCTGGCCACCTCCTCCGCCCTGGAGGCCTACCGCGCCAACCTGCGGCTCTTCGACGCGCTGATGGACCTGCTCCGGGCGCGCTCGGCCTTCGGCCAGGACACGATCGTGGTCGCCGCGGCCGGCAACGAGAGTCGGCGCGACGTCGACCCCGACTACGAGATCGGGGTCTCCCTGCCGGCGGCCGCCGAGGGCGTGGTCTCGGTCGGAGCGCTGGCCCGCAGCGGGCAGGGCCTGGCCATCGCCCCGTTCTCCAACACGTTCCCGCAGATCAGCGCGCCGGGCGTGGACGTGCTGTCCGCCCGGGCCGGTGGGGGCCTCGTCAGCCTCAACGGCACCAGCATGGCCTGCCCGCACGTGGCGGGCGTGGCCGCGCTGTGGTGGGAGCGGGTACTGGCCGAGCCGGTGCC
- a CDS encoding flavin reductase family protein, with translation MRTERTPDDLPGRAFYQLLTAVVVPRPIAWVSTTSAAGVDNLAPHSFFTIACVEPPIVQFTSVGRKDSLRNAEETGEFVVNLAPEPLQEAINATGTPFPPEIGEFDRVGVERESSAVVKPPRVAASPVALECVLHSTLCLGDSTVVFGRVVHVALDEDVLVDGHPEVTRLRPLARLGRNEWSTLGEVRAIDRIPYKP, from the coding sequence ATGCGTACTGAACGGACCCCTGACGACCTGCCCGGCCGGGCCTTCTACCAGCTGCTGACGGCCGTGGTGGTGCCGCGCCCGATCGCGTGGGTCTCCACGACCTCCGCCGCGGGCGTGGACAACCTCGCCCCGCACTCCTTCTTCACCATCGCCTGCGTCGAACCGCCGATCGTGCAGTTCACCTCGGTGGGCCGCAAGGACTCCCTGCGCAACGCCGAGGAGACCGGTGAGTTCGTGGTGAACCTGGCGCCCGAACCGCTCCAGGAGGCGATCAACGCGACCGGCACCCCCTTCCCGCCGGAGATCGGCGAGTTCGACCGGGTCGGTGTCGAGCGCGAGTCCAGCGCGGTGGTCAAGCCGCCGCGCGTGGCCGCCTCCCCGGTGGCGCTGGAGTGCGTCCTGCACTCGACCCTGTGCCTGGGCGACTCCACGGTCGTGTTCGGGCGGGTGGTGCACGTGGCGCTGGACGAGGACGTGCTGGTGGACGGGCACCCCGAGGTGACCCGGTTGCGTCCGCTGGCCCGGCTGGGCCGCAACGAGTGGTCGACGCTGGGCGAGGTCCGGGCCATCGACCGCATCCCGTACAAGCCGTAG
- a CDS encoding cellulase family glycosylhydrolase — protein MTASVPRRLLVAVGAVLALMAGVLAYALPAQADTGFRISEGRLVDAAGNDFVMRGVSHAHTWYPQETQSLGDIKSLGANSVRVVLSSGDRWNENDVDDVAAVVADCKAHRLICVLEVHDTTGYGEEAEAATLDQAVDYWLRVRDAVEGEEDYVLVNIGNEPYGNDAATVQDWAPDTSAAIQRLRDEGFDHTLVVDAPNWGQDWSHTMRADAQQVFDSDPDANTLFSIHMYGVYEQESTIVDYMEAFTDAGLPLMVGEFGIDHSDGNPDEDAIMAHAERLGLGYIGWSWSGNSGGVEYLDMVEDFDVDRLSPWGERIFHGPNGIAETAVEAPVYGGSPDPDPSPSPDPTPSPDPTDPPGDGDCEAEYTVVNEWSGGFQGEVTVTATEPLTAWTVSWTFADGERVTQSWNASVTGEGDQVSAVNAGHNGTLSAGQTATFGFIGSHEGTVGTPELACTT, from the coding sequence ATGACAGCATCCGTACCCCGGCGCCTACTGGTCGCCGTGGGCGCCGTCCTGGCCCTCATGGCCGGTGTCCTGGCCTACGCGCTGCCGGCCCAAGCCGACACCGGTTTTCGGATCAGTGAGGGCCGGCTCGTCGACGCGGCCGGAAACGACTTCGTCATGCGCGGCGTCAGCCACGCCCACACCTGGTACCCGCAGGAGACCCAGTCCCTGGGCGACATCAAGTCCCTGGGCGCCAACTCCGTACGGGTCGTCCTCAGCAGCGGCGACCGCTGGAACGAGAACGACGTCGACGACGTGGCCGCGGTGGTGGCCGACTGCAAGGCCCACCGATTGATCTGCGTCCTGGAGGTGCACGACACCACCGGCTACGGCGAGGAGGCCGAGGCCGCCACGCTCGACCAGGCCGTCGACTACTGGCTGCGCGTGCGCGACGCCGTCGAGGGCGAAGAGGACTACGTCCTGGTCAACATCGGCAACGAGCCCTACGGCAACGACGCCGCGACCGTCCAGGACTGGGCGCCCGACACCTCCGCGGCGATCCAGCGCCTGCGTGATGAGGGCTTCGACCACACCCTGGTCGTGGACGCGCCCAACTGGGGCCAGGACTGGTCGCACACCATGCGCGCCGACGCCCAGCAGGTCTTCGACTCCGACCCCGACGCCAACACGCTGTTCTCAATCCACATGTACGGCGTGTACGAGCAGGAGTCCACGATCGTCGACTACATGGAGGCCTTCACCGATGCCGGCCTGCCGCTGATGGTCGGCGAGTTCGGCATCGACCACAGCGACGGCAACCCCGACGAGGACGCCATCATGGCGCACGCCGAGCGCCTGGGCCTGGGCTACATCGGGTGGTCCTGGAGCGGCAACAGCGGCGGCGTCGAGTACCTGGACATGGTGGAGGACTTCGACGTCGACCGGCTCAGCCCCTGGGGCGAGCGGATCTTCCACGGCCCGAACGGCATCGCCGAGACGGCCGTGGAGGCCCCGGTCTACGGCGGGTCCCCCGACCCCGACCCCTCGCCCAGCCCGGATCCCACGCCCAGCCCCGACCCGACGGACCCGCCCGGGGACGGCGACTGCGAAGCCGAGTACACGGTCGTCAACGAGTGGTCCGGCGGCTTCCAGGGAGAGGTGACCGTCACCGCCACTGAACCGCTCACCGCGTGGACGGTCTCGTGGACCTTCGCCGACGGCGAGCGCGTGACCCAGTCCTGGAACGCCTCGGTCACCGGTGAGGGCGACCAGGTGAGCGCGGTCAACGCCGGCCACAACGGCACGCTCTCGGCCGGGCAGACGGCCACGTTCGGCTTCATCGGCTCCCACGAGGGGACCGTCGGCACTCCCGAACTCGCCTGCACCACCTGA
- a CDS encoding histidine kinase translates to MVDSSAFGTALWTVAIVAAFTVALSLAALSDMAMRRREDRAAREHSAGPRHNGRDPHGAHQ, encoded by the coding sequence ATGGTCGACTCCTCCGCCTTCGGCACCGCCCTGTGGACGGTCGCCATCGTCGCCGCGTTCACCGTCGCCCTCAGCCTCGCCGCGCTCTCCGACATGGCGATGCGCCGCCGCGAGGACCGCGCCGCCCGGGAACACTCCGCCGGACCGCGGCACAACGGCCGGGACCCGCACGGCGCCCACCAGTAG
- a CDS encoding DUF1048 domain-containing protein, which produces MGIQDIIEGKKQWRAHVARVKALPPDYQVVYKEMQKYLFMVGPVEPAEGNLLSEIVDFFEEGAAQGKGVLELIGPDVAAFCDDLIKDTRTYADVYQESLAQERGTK; this is translated from the coding sequence GTGGGAATCCAGGACATCATCGAGGGCAAGAAGCAGTGGCGGGCGCACGTGGCGCGGGTGAAGGCGCTGCCGCCCGACTACCAGGTCGTCTACAAGGAGATGCAGAAGTACCTCTTCATGGTCGGACCGGTCGAGCCGGCCGAAGGGAACCTGCTCTCCGAGATCGTCGACTTCTTCGAGGAGGGCGCCGCGCAGGGCAAGGGAGTGCTGGAACTCATCGGCCCCGACGTCGCCGCCTTCTGCGACGACCTGATCAAGGACACGCGCACCTACGCGGACGTCTACCAGGAGTCCCTCGCCCAGGAACGCGGCACGAAGTAG
- a CDS encoding DUF1048 domain-containing protein, which translates to MNFWETVTGSDITRDWKAFEVRAAALPPEHRAAWDRIKNHTLPHADFTGRNLTPILDAALGLLEETAADGQSIDEVLGDDIEGFCTALVGGEGSRTYRDRWRERLNRNVARKLARLGG; encoded by the coding sequence ATGAACTTCTGGGAGACCGTCACCGGCAGCGATATCACCAGGGACTGGAAGGCCTTCGAGGTCCGGGCCGCGGCGCTGCCCCCCGAGCACCGGGCGGCGTGGGATCGGATCAAGAATCACACCCTTCCCCACGCGGACTTCACGGGCCGCAACCTGACGCCGATCCTCGACGCGGCGCTGGGGCTGCTCGAGGAGACGGCCGCCGACGGGCAGAGCATCGACGAGGTGCTCGGCGACGACATCGAAGGTTTCTGCACGGCGCTGGTCGGCGGCGAGGGGAGCCGGACCTACCGCGACCGCTGGCGCGAGCGGTTGAACAGGAACGTCGCGAGGAAACTGGCCCGGCTGGGAGGCTGA
- a CDS encoding endo-1,4-beta-xylanase: MPGRTRTRARALAAVALGCALAAGTATAAHAAPAAPTETAAETERAQQSGLREPADELGLRMGTAVSAHLLDQQVYRDTAATEFNFITHENSLKWESVQPQRGQYSFADADRIMEFAQANDQEVHGHTLVWHSQLPSWVEDGNFSEAELTEVTTDHIETTMGRYAGEIATWDVVNEPFNEDGTFRDSVFQRTLGEDYIAQALTTADSVDPDARLFVNDYNIEGINAKSDGMYALAESLLDQGVPLDGVGIQGHLVVGQVPGDVRQNIERFTDLGLEVVITELDIRMDLPVTEAKLERQAADYALVMDACLSVPGCSGVSVWGVTDAHSWVPDVFEGQGAALPIDEAYAPKPAYWAISGALGGATGPGTGDPDEPGEPGEQDCLVTYAVTSHWGQGAVVDVTVRNDTGEPVPDWSLTWTQPAGERITGAWNAQVVQSGSEATATPVAWNGTIAPGGSVTFGMQIEHGGEAASPAAFALEGQTCRTG, translated from the coding sequence ATGCCAGGCAGGACACGCACACGCGCCAGGGCACTGGCGGCCGTCGCGCTCGGATGCGCGCTCGCCGCCGGGACCGCCACGGCGGCCCACGCCGCGCCGGCCGCGCCGACCGAGACCGCCGCCGAGACCGAACGGGCGCAGCAGAGCGGACTGCGCGAACCGGCCGACGAACTCGGCCTGCGGATGGGCACCGCCGTCTCCGCCCACCTGCTCGACCAACAGGTCTACCGCGACACCGCCGCCACCGAGTTCAACTTCATCACGCACGAGAACTCCCTCAAGTGGGAGTCGGTCCAGCCCCAGCGGGGGCAGTACTCCTTCGCCGACGCCGACCGGATCATGGAGTTCGCCCAGGCCAACGACCAGGAGGTCCACGGACACACGCTGGTCTGGCACAGCCAGCTGCCCTCCTGGGTGGAGGACGGGAACTTCTCCGAGGCCGAGCTCACCGAGGTCACCACCGACCACATCGAGACGACCATGGGCCGCTACGCCGGGGAGATCGCCACCTGGGACGTGGTCAACGAGCCCTTCAACGAGGACGGCACCTTCCGCGACTCCGTCTTCCAGCGCACCCTGGGCGAGGACTACATCGCCCAGGCCCTCACCACCGCCGACTCGGTCGACCCGGACGCCCGGTTGTTCGTGAACGACTACAACATCGAGGGGATCAACGCCAAGAGCGACGGCATGTACGCGCTGGCGGAGTCCCTCCTGGACCAGGGCGTGCCGTTGGACGGCGTCGGTATCCAGGGCCACCTGGTGGTCGGCCAGGTCCCCGGCGACGTGCGCCAGAACATCGAGCGCTTCACGGACCTGGGGCTGGAGGTCGTCATCACCGAGCTGGACATCCGGATGGACCTGCCCGTCACGGAGGCCAAGCTCGAACGGCAGGCCGCCGACTACGCCCTGGTCATGGACGCCTGCCTGTCCGTGCCCGGCTGCTCCGGCGTGTCCGTGTGGGGCGTCACCGACGCCCACTCGTGGGTGCCCGACGTCTTCGAGGGCCAGGGCGCCGCACTGCCCATCGACGAGGCCTACGCGCCCAAACCCGCCTATTGGGCGATCAGCGGGGCCCTGGGCGGCGCGACCGGGCCCGGCACCGGCGACCCGGACGAGCCCGGGGAGCCGGGGGAGCAGGACTGCCTGGTCACCTACGCCGTGACCTCCCACTGGGGCCAGGGCGCGGTCGTCGACGTCACCGTGCGCAACGACACGGGCGAGCCCGTACCGGACTGGTCGCTGACGTGGACCCAGCCCGCCGGCGAGCGGATCACCGGCGCCTGGAACGCCCAGGTCGTCCAGAGCGGGAGCGAGGCCACCGCCACGCCCGTGGCCTGGAACGGCACCATCGCGCCGGGCGGATCGGTCACCTTCGGGATGCAGATCGAGCACGGCGGCGAGGCCGCGTCACCCGCGGCGTTCGCGCTGGAGGGCCAGACCTGCCGGACGGGGTGA
- a CDS encoding threonine/serine dehydratase — protein sequence MELVTVDDVRSAAARIEGSIVRTPLTAGPAGGPPFLLKPESLQPTGAFKLRGATNAVALLNMGQRRRGVVTHSSGNHGQALAYAARAQGVPCTVVVPEGAPKVKVDRMRAWDARVVMAQPAEREDVAHGLERDEGLTLVPPFDDDRVIAGQGTVGLEILEQSPEVTTIVVPVGGGGLASGVATAVSAVHSGSVRVVGVEPELAADAAESLRTGHLVSWPPERTQRTMADGVRVCLSQRTFAHLSARLDDIVTVTEDEIAHAVAVLAHGARLVAEPSGALAAAALLAGRVPTVPGRAEATVAVLSGGNLDPERFAQLVAGP from the coding sequence ATGGAACTGGTCACTGTCGACGACGTCCGCTCCGCCGCCGCCCGGATCGAGGGCTCGATCGTGCGCACCCCCCTCACCGCCGGCCCGGCCGGAGGCCCGCCCTTCCTGCTCAAACCGGAGAGCCTGCAGCCCACCGGCGCGTTCAAACTGCGCGGCGCCACCAACGCGGTCGCGCTGCTCAACATGGGACAGCGGCGCAGGGGAGTGGTCACCCACTCCTCGGGCAACCACGGCCAGGCCCTGGCCTACGCCGCACGAGCCCAGGGGGTGCCGTGCACCGTCGTGGTCCCCGAGGGCGCGCCCAAGGTGAAGGTCGACCGGATGCGGGCCTGGGACGCCCGCGTGGTCATGGCCCAGCCGGCCGAACGCGAGGACGTGGCGCACGGCCTGGAGCGGGACGAGGGGTTGACGCTGGTGCCGCCCTTCGACGACGACCGGGTGATCGCCGGACAGGGCACGGTGGGGTTGGAGATCCTGGAGCAGTCGCCCGAGGTCACCACGATCGTCGTGCCCGTGGGCGGGGGAGGGCTGGCCTCCGGCGTGGCCACGGCGGTCTCGGCGGTCCACTCCGGCAGCGTCCGGGTGGTGGGGGTCGAGCCCGAGCTGGCCGCCGACGCGGCCGAGAGCCTGCGGACCGGCCACCTGGTGTCATGGCCGCCCGAACGGACCCAGCGCACCATGGCCGACGGGGTGCGGGTGTGCCTGTCCCAGCGGACGTTCGCGCACCTGTCGGCGCGCCTGGACGACATCGTGACGGTCACCGAGGACGAGATCGCGCACGCGGTGGCCGTGCTGGCCCACGGCGCGCGGCTGGTGGCCGAGCCCAGCGGGGCACTGGCCGCGGCCGCCCTGCTCGCGGGCCGGGTGCCGACCGTCCCCGGCCGGGCGGAGGCCACGGTCGCGGTGCTCTCGGGCGGCAACCTCGACCCTGAGCGGTTCGCCCAGCTGGTGGCCGGCCCCTAA